Proteins encoded in a region of the Sphingopyxis sp. OAS728 genome:
- the bamA gene encoding outer membrane protein assembly factor BamA — protein sequence MNSVASHKFSARTQLSVILLAGTMLATPVAAQQVAPPTVPAPAPEAAPAATTVQSITVVGNQRLEAQTIMSYLRLRVGQQYDRSVLDQALKDLAATELFKDFQITDNAGALTIQVTENPVINRVILEGNKRLKEDKIRPEIKLAPRQIFTRSKVRADVARIIELYKRQGRFAATVEPKMVSLDQNRVDVVFEINEGPKSKVRQINIIGNERFSDGDLKDEMATKQSSLMTILSSNTSYDPDRLAYDQQKLRLFYLTNGYADFRVISAVAELTSNKQDFIITYVVEEGERYKFGDVDVKSEIRDFQPEMLKKLLPMKTGDWYDAKQVEDTVESLSETAGLFGYAFADINPEFRRDPETRTMAITFNVAESPRTYVERIDVNGNTLTHDKVVRREFRLNEGDAFNSFGVKRTENRINSLGYFQENLEIERKEGSAPDRIILETNVEEKPTGELSLSAGFSSIENFLLQASIRQRNFRGLGQQLQASVNYSSYSKSIELGFTEPYLFDRNISIGGSVYRRDLNSFNFINNDRRTTFQQVTTGAQINAGVPLTEFMSFFARYSINFDDVTLDKDIYYFGDECDPLVAGRYLCDALGNRTTSLLGYTLAYDDRDNRLRPTRGQSLSLSQDFAGLGGSVKYVRTRLSGSKHFNLGSRFILNLSAEGGYIYPFGGRPTPTSDKVRLTDRFFLGEPQMRGFDIRGVGPRVIRYGVDNSDPANPIVVTDGNSDRGQIDDALGGRAYYQGRLELDIPLGTGAKEMGLRPSIFVDVGSVFSVRRPQLTTLANFRETDPNAPGFGLTKSLCRNATTGVTQFATETFTTPTGGVPTGTGQYTTCPTDFSRLDPFEERFFGDTWMPRVSIGAGVNWNSPFGPFRIDFAYALRKEEGDDTKRFSFNVGTQF from the coding sequence TCGGCAACCAGCGGCTCGAGGCGCAGACGATCATGTCGTACCTGCGCCTGCGCGTCGGTCAGCAATATGACCGCTCGGTGCTCGATCAGGCGCTGAAGGACCTCGCCGCGACCGAATTGTTCAAGGATTTCCAGATCACCGATAACGCCGGTGCGCTGACGATCCAGGTCACCGAAAACCCGGTGATCAACCGCGTCATCCTGGAAGGCAACAAGCGCCTGAAGGAAGACAAGATCCGTCCAGAGATCAAGCTCGCGCCGCGCCAGATCTTCACCCGCTCGAAAGTCCGCGCCGACGTCGCGCGCATCATTGAACTCTACAAGCGCCAGGGCCGCTTTGCCGCGACGGTCGAGCCCAAGATGGTGTCGCTCGACCAGAATCGCGTCGACGTCGTGTTCGAAATCAACGAAGGGCCGAAGTCGAAGGTCCGCCAGATCAACATCATCGGCAACGAGAGGTTCAGCGATGGCGATCTCAAGGACGAGATGGCGACGAAGCAGTCGAGCCTGATGACGATCCTGTCGTCGAACACGAGCTATGACCCCGACCGCCTCGCTTATGACCAGCAAAAGCTGCGCCTCTTTTACCTCACCAACGGTTACGCCGATTTCCGCGTGATTTCGGCGGTGGCCGAGCTGACGAGCAACAAGCAGGACTTCATCATCACCTATGTGGTCGAGGAAGGCGAGCGCTACAAGTTCGGCGACGTCGACGTGAAGAGCGAAATCCGCGACTTCCAGCCCGAAATGCTGAAGAAGCTGCTGCCGATGAAGACCGGCGACTGGTACGACGCCAAGCAGGTCGAGGACACGGTCGAAAGCCTCAGCGAAACCGCCGGCCTGTTCGGTTACGCCTTTGCCGACATCAACCCCGAATTCCGCCGCGACCCTGAAACCCGGACGATGGCGATCACCTTCAACGTCGCCGAAAGCCCGCGTACCTATGTCGAGCGCATCGACGTCAACGGCAACACGCTGACGCACGATAAAGTGGTCCGCCGCGAATTCCGCCTGAACGAAGGCGACGCCTTCAACAGCTTCGGCGTCAAGCGCACCGAGAACCGCATCAACAGCCTCGGTTATTTCCAGGAAAATCTGGAAATCGAGCGCAAGGAAGGCAGCGCGCCCGACCGCATCATCCTCGAAACCAATGTCGAGGAAAAGCCGACCGGCGAACTGTCGCTGTCGGCCGGTTTCTCGTCGATCGAGAATTTCCTGCTCCAGGCGTCGATCCGCCAGCGCAACTTCCGCGGCCTCGGCCAGCAGCTCCAGGCGTCGGTCAACTATTCGAGCTATTCGAAGTCGATCGAACTCGGTTTCACCGAACCCTATCTGTTCGACCGCAATATCTCGATTGGCGGCAGCGTCTATCGCCGCGATTTGAACTCGTTCAACTTCATCAACAACGACCGTCGCACGACCTTCCAGCAGGTCACGACTGGCGCCCAGATCAACGCCGGTGTGCCGCTGACCGAATTCATGTCCTTCTTCGCACGCTACAGCATCAATTTCGACGATGTGACGCTCGACAAGGACATCTATTATTTCGGCGACGAATGCGACCCGCTGGTCGCGGGCCGTTACCTTTGCGATGCGCTCGGTAACCGCACGACGTCGCTGCTCGGCTACACGCTCGCCTATGACGATCGCGACAACCGCCTGCGCCCGACGCGCGGCCAGTCACTGTCGCTCAGCCAGGATTTTGCGGGCCTTGGCGGCAGCGTCAAATATGTCCGCACGCGCTTGTCGGGCAGCAAGCATTTCAATCTCGGCAGCCGCTTCATCCTCAACCTGTCGGCCGAGGGCGGTTATATCTATCCCTTCGGCGGCCGTCCGACCCCGACCAGCGACAAGGTCCGCCTGACCGACCGCTTCTTCCTCGGCGAACCGCAGATGCGCGGCTTCGACATTCGCGGCGTCGGTCCGCGCGTCATTCGTTATGGTGTCGACAACAGCGACCCCGCCAATCCGATCGTCGTGACCGACGGCAACAGCGATCGCGGGCAGATCGACGACGCCCTCGGTGGCCGCGCTTATTATCAGGGCCGGCTCGAGCTCGATATTCCGCTTGGCACCGGTGCGAAGGAAATGGGACTTCGCCCGTCGATCTTCGTCGACGTCGGTTCGGTGTTCAGCGTCCGCCGTCCGCAGTTGACGACGCTCGCGAATTTCAGGGAAACCGATCCGAATGCGCCCGGTTTTGGCCTGACCAAGTCGCTTTGCCGCAATGCGACCACGGGCGTCACCCAGTTCGCAACCGAAACCTTTACCACCCCGACGGGGGGCGTCCCGACGGGGACCGGTCAATATACGACCTGCCCGACCGATTTCTCGCGCCTCGATCCGTTCGAGGAACGCTTCTTCGGCGACACCTGGATGCCGCGCGTGTCGATCGGCGCCGGGGTGAACTGGAACTCTCCTTTCGGTCCCTTCCGGATCGACTTCGCTTACGCCCTTCGTAAAGAAGAGGGCGATGATACCAAACGCTTCTCATTCAATGTAGGAACCCAATTCTAA